A single window of Streptomyces aquilus DNA harbors:
- a CDS encoding HTH domain-containing protein, giving the protein MTEATDLAERAGDRDPRVGLRAVAALRRLLEQLESVQVRSARNQGWSWQEIAAELGVTRQAVHKKYGRH; this is encoded by the coding sequence ATGACCGAAGCAACGGATCTCGCCGAACGGGCGGGCGACCGCGACCCCCGGGTCGGCCTGCGGGCCGTCGCCGCGCTGCGCCGGCTCCTCGAACAGCTGGAGTCGGTGCAGGTGCGCAGCGCGCGCAACCAGGGCTGGTCGTGGCAGGAGATCGCCGCGGAACTCGGTGTGACCAGGCAGGCCGTGCACAAGAAGTACGGGAGGCATTGA
- a CDS encoding DUF4097 family beta strand repeat-containing protein, with protein sequence MSEWSVSEPGKLSFDEPVRELHVRIVNGTVNVVGTDEGSARLEVSELEGPPLVVNQEGGTLTVAYDDLPWKGFLKWLDRKGWRRSAVVSLAVPADTRVEVGVVGAGAVVSGIRGASSVKGVTGDTTLVGLSGPVRADTVSGNLEAQAVTGDLRFNSVSGDLTVVEGSGSSVKADSVSGSMIVDLDPNGPTDVRLTSVSGEIAIRLPQPADAEVEANTASGTISNAFDGLRVHGQWGAHKVTGRLGAGTGKLRATTVSGSIALLHRPPREDEEEDSGWENGGTADGHAEHRVERVTEGGGGGTDDHAGRRVEHLVVDADPVDDSDPVDRPKSDSGDNSVSGPGDAAEDTATPDATAATPADGTTDKKVL encoded by the coding sequence ATGTCCGAGTGGTCCGTCTCGGAGCCCGGGAAGCTGTCGTTCGACGAGCCGGTGCGCGAGCTGCACGTACGCATCGTCAACGGAACGGTGAACGTCGTGGGGACCGACGAAGGTTCCGCCCGCCTGGAGGTCTCCGAGCTTGAGGGCCCACCCCTGGTCGTGAACCAGGAGGGCGGCACCCTCACCGTCGCCTACGACGACCTGCCCTGGAAGGGCTTCCTGAAGTGGCTCGACCGCAAGGGCTGGCGGCGCAGCGCCGTCGTCTCGCTGGCCGTACCGGCCGACACGCGCGTGGAGGTCGGCGTGGTGGGGGCCGGGGCCGTCGTCTCGGGCATCCGCGGGGCCTCGTCGGTGAAGGGCGTCACCGGCGACACCACCCTGGTCGGGCTCTCCGGCCCGGTCCGCGCCGACACCGTCTCCGGGAACCTGGAGGCCCAGGCCGTCACCGGCGACCTCCGCTTCAACTCGGTCTCCGGGGACCTCACCGTCGTCGAGGGCTCGGGCTCCTCCGTCAAGGCCGACTCGGTCAGCGGCTCGATGATCGTGGACCTCGATCCGAACGGCCCCACCGACGTCCGGCTGACCAGCGTCTCCGGCGAGATCGCGATCCGGCTGCCGCAGCCGGCCGACGCCGAGGTGGAGGCCAACACCGCCAGCGGCACCATCTCCAACGCCTTCGACGGCCTCCGGGTGCACGGCCAGTGGGGCGCCCACAAGGTCACCGGCCGCCTCGGCGCCGGCACCGGCAAGCTCCGCGCGACCACGGTCTCCGGCTCGATCGCCCTGCTGCACCGGCCACCCCGGGAGGACGAGGAGGAGGACAGCGGCTGGGAGAACGGCGGCACCGCCGACGGGCACGCCGAGCACCGGGTGGAGCGCGTGACGGAAGGCGGCGGAGGCGGGACGGACGATCACGCCGGACGCCGTGTGGAGCACCTCGTGGTGGACGCCGACCCGGTGGACGACTCCGACCCGGTGGACCGGCCGAAGAGCGACTCGGGGGACAATTCCGTTTCCGGCCCGGGTGACGCCGCCGAGGACACGGCCACCCCTGACGCCACCGCTGCCACCCCGGCCGACGGCACGACCGACAAGAAGGTGCTCTGA
- a CDS encoding ABC transporter substrate-binding protein, translating into MTASSTRRTTAARSRFAAVGSIAVAGALLLAGCGDQTNDSGDGGTKESASSSKAPLFDKLPAGIQKAGVIKAGTNAEYAPMEYQEGGKIVGVDIDIANALGEKLGVEFKFTSGSFDGLITALNSGRYDLAMSSMTDTKQRQEGLDDKGKKLGPGVDFVDYFKAGTAVYVAKGNPKGIKSIADLCGQTAAVQRGTTYEAALQSQSKACKKDGKKAIDIESFENDTEAQTRVKSGGAVAGVNDYPVAVDLARKADGGNAFEVVGEQVDAGPFGIAVNKDNKELTSALEAAVNAIIEDGTYKKILDKWGAQSGAIDKAAINGGK; encoded by the coding sequence ATGACCGCAAGCTCCACCCGTCGTACGACCGCCGCTCGCTCCCGGTTCGCAGCGGTCGGCTCGATCGCGGTCGCAGGCGCCCTGCTTCTCGCCGGTTGCGGTGACCAGACGAATGACAGCGGCGACGGCGGCACCAAGGAGAGCGCGTCCTCCAGCAAGGCTCCGCTCTTCGACAAGCTGCCCGCGGGCATCCAGAAGGCCGGCGTCATCAAGGCCGGCACCAACGCCGAGTACGCGCCCATGGAGTACCAGGAGGGCGGCAAGATCGTCGGTGTCGACATCGACATCGCCAACGCCCTGGGCGAGAAGCTGGGCGTGGAGTTCAAGTTCACCTCCGGTTCCTTCGACGGCCTGATCACCGCGCTGAACTCGGGCCGCTACGACCTGGCGATGTCCTCCATGACGGACACCAAGCAGCGTCAGGAGGGCCTGGACGACAAGGGCAAGAAGCTCGGCCCGGGTGTCGACTTCGTCGACTACTTCAAGGCCGGCACCGCCGTCTACGTCGCCAAGGGCAACCCGAAGGGCATCAAGTCCATCGCGGACCTCTGCGGCCAGACCGCCGCCGTGCAGCGCGGTACGACGTACGAGGCCGCCCTCCAGTCGCAGTCCAAGGCCTGTAAGAAGGACGGCAAGAAGGCGATCGACATCGAGTCGTTCGAGAACGACACCGAGGCCCAGACCCGCGTGAAGTCGGGCGGCGCCGTCGCCGGTGTCAACGACTACCCGGTCGCGGTCGACCTGGCCCGCAAGGCCGACGGCGGCAACGCCTTCGAGGTCGTCGGCGAGCAGGTCGACGCCGGTCCGTTCGGCATCGCCGTGAACAAGGACAACAAGGAGCTCACCTCCGCGCTGGAGGCGGCCGTCAACGCGATCATCGAGGACGGCACGTACAAGAAGATCCTCGACAAGTGGGGCGCCCAGTCCGGCGCCATCGACAAGGCCGCGATCAACGGCGGCAAGTGA
- a CDS encoding PadR family transcriptional regulator: MPPVFAHGRLRLYLLKLLDEAPRHGYEVIRLLEERFQGLYAPSAGTVYPRLAKLEAEGLVTHTTEGGRKVYAITDAGRAELADRSGELADLELEIRESVAELAAEIRADVRGAAGDLRREMRAAASEARRGGGTGRGAGSEPDGTLGDFGEYGDKESWRAAKEEMRRVKQEWKEQARRAKDESRRAREEAQRARRQAKEAQERAREQAQEEVQRIARRVQEQVQDHFARGDWPTGVREGLTELAKEFGEFGKDFGKEFGKDFGFGRTGDDRHGRQSAKSAPASAPEYSQTPEDFPADYEPAWAHDTGTGEPARDLDRLLDRFRDDIRDAARDHGVTQDQLRDARRHLSTAAAHIGALLRTRRD, from the coding sequence ATGCCCCCCGTCTTCGCCCACGGCCGCCTCCGCCTCTACCTGCTGAAGCTGCTCGACGAGGCCCCACGGCACGGCTACGAGGTGATACGGCTGCTGGAGGAACGCTTCCAGGGGCTCTACGCGCCCTCGGCCGGCACCGTCTACCCCCGGCTGGCCAAGCTGGAGGCCGAGGGCCTGGTCACGCACACCACCGAGGGCGGCCGCAAGGTGTACGCCATCACGGACGCGGGCCGCGCCGAGCTGGCCGACCGCAGCGGTGAACTGGCCGACCTGGAGCTGGAGATCCGGGAGTCGGTCGCCGAGCTCGCCGCCGAGATCCGGGCCGATGTGCGGGGCGCGGCGGGTGATCTGCGGCGCGAGATGCGCGCGGCCGCCTCCGAGGCCCGCCGCGGCGGTGGCACCGGCCGTGGGGCCGGCTCCGAACCGGACGGCACCCTCGGGGACTTCGGGGAGTACGGGGACAAGGAGTCGTGGCGCGCGGCCAAGGAGGAGATGCGCCGCGTCAAGCAGGAGTGGAAGGAGCAGGCCCGGCGCGCCAAGGACGAGAGCAGGCGGGCCCGCGAGGAGGCCCAGCGGGCCCGGCGGCAGGCCAAGGAGGCGCAGGAGCGGGCGCGGGAGCAGGCGCAGGAGGAGGTGCAGCGGATCGCCCGGCGGGTCCAGGAGCAGGTGCAGGACCACTTCGCGCGGGGCGACTGGCCGACGGGGGTGCGTGAGGGGCTGACCGAACTGGCCAAGGAGTTCGGTGAGTTCGGGAAGGACTTCGGCAAGGAGTTCGGGAAGGACTTCGGGTTCGGCCGGACCGGCGACGACCGGCACGGCAGGCAGTCCGCGAAGTCCGCCCCGGCGTCGGCACCCGAGTACTCCCAGACCCCGGAGGACTTCCCCGCCGACTACGAACCGGCCTGGGCCCACGACACGGGCACCGGCGAACCGGCCCGCGACCTGGACCGCCTCCTCGACCGCTTCCGCGACGACATCCGCGACGCGGCCCGCGACCACGGCGTCACCCAGGACCAACTCCGCGACGCCCGCCGCCACTTGTCGACGGCGGCGGCTCACATCGGGGCGTTGCTGAGGACACGGAGGGACTGA
- a CDS encoding zinc-binding dehydrogenase — protein MFAAYAARIDRDQPLSGLELGERPAPEARSGWSVINVKAASLNHHDLWSLKGVGITDDLLPMILGCDAAGLDEDGNEVVLHSVIGQSGHGVGPKEPRSILTERYQGTFAEQVTVPTWNVLPKPKELSFAEAACLPTAWLTAYRMLFTNAGVRPGDSVLVQGAGGGVATAAIVLGKAAGLRVFATSRDEAKRKRAVELGAVEAVESGARLPQRVDAVIETVGAATWSHSVKSLKPGGTLVISGATSGDRPSHAELTRIFFLELKVVGSTMGTKDELEDLLSFCAATGVRPVIDEELPLDRAREGFERLASGEQFGKIVLTNS, from the coding sequence ATGTTCGCTGCCTACGCCGCCCGCATCGACCGTGACCAGCCGCTCTCCGGACTCGAGTTGGGGGAGCGTCCGGCTCCCGAGGCCCGCTCCGGCTGGAGCGTGATCAACGTCAAGGCCGCCTCCCTCAACCACCACGACCTCTGGTCCCTCAAGGGCGTCGGCATCACGGACGACCTGCTGCCGATGATCCTCGGCTGTGACGCCGCCGGTCTCGACGAGGACGGCAACGAGGTCGTCCTGCACTCGGTGATCGGCCAGAGCGGCCACGGCGTCGGCCCCAAGGAGCCCCGCTCCATCCTCACCGAGCGCTATCAGGGCACCTTCGCCGAGCAGGTCACCGTGCCGACCTGGAACGTCCTGCCCAAGCCCAAGGAACTCTCCTTCGCGGAGGCGGCCTGTCTGCCCACGGCGTGGCTGACGGCGTACCGCATGCTCTTCACCAACGCCGGTGTACGGCCCGGCGACTCGGTCCTCGTCCAGGGCGCCGGCGGCGGGGTCGCCACGGCCGCGATCGTGCTCGGCAAGGCGGCCGGGCTGCGTGTCTTCGCGACCAGCCGGGACGAGGCCAAGCGCAAGCGGGCCGTCGAGCTGGGGGCCGTGGAGGCGGTGGAGTCCGGTGCGCGGCTGCCGCAGCGGGTCGACGCCGTCATCGAGACGGTCGGCGCGGCCACCTGGTCGCACTCGGTGAAGTCGCTGAAGCCGGGCGGCACGCTCGTGATCTCCGGTGCGACGAGCGGTGACCGGCCCTCGCATGCCGAGCTGACCCGGATCTTCTTCCTGGAGCTCAAGGTCGTGGGCTCGACGATGGGCACCAAGGACGAGCTGGAGGACCTGCTGTCCTTCTGCGCCGCCACCGGGGTCCGCCCGGTCATCGACGAGGAGCTCCCGCTGGACCGGGCCCGGGAGGGCTTCGAACGGCTGGCGTCGGGCGAGCAGTTCGGCAAGATCGTGCTCACGAACTCCTGA
- a CDS encoding NAD(P)-dependent malic enzyme has protein sequence MAAEIVNPRSDSDTGQDSGAEPLDSFDPAFALHRGGKMAVQATVPIRDKDDLSLAYTPGVAKVCSAIAEQPELVHDYTWKSSVVAVVTDGTAVLGLGDIGPEASLPVMEGKAILFKQFGGVDAVPIALDCTDVDEIVETVVRLAPSFGGVNLEDISAPRCFEIEKRLQERLDIPIFHDDQHGTAVVTLAALRNAARLSGREIGQLRAVISGAGAAGVAIAKMLVEAGIGDVALADRKGVISTDRADLTDVKREVASFTNKAGLTGSLEDALAGADVFIGVSGGTVAEEAVASMAEGAFVFAMANPNPEVHPDVAHKYAAVVATGRSDFPNQINNVLAFPGIFAGALQVRASRITEGMKIAAAEALASVVGDDLAADYVIPSPFDERVAPAVTAAVAAAARAEGVARR, from the coding sequence GTGGCAGCGGAGATCGTCAATCCTCGCAGCGACAGCGATACGGGCCAGGACAGCGGGGCGGAGCCCCTCGATTCCTTCGACCCCGCGTTCGCGCTGCACCGCGGCGGCAAGATGGCAGTGCAGGCCACCGTGCCGATCCGCGACAAGGACGACCTGTCCCTCGCGTACACACCCGGCGTGGCGAAGGTGTGCAGCGCCATCGCCGAGCAGCCCGAGCTCGTCCACGACTACACGTGGAAGTCGTCCGTCGTCGCCGTCGTGACCGACGGCACGGCGGTCCTCGGACTCGGTGACATCGGGCCCGAGGCCTCCCTTCCGGTCATGGAAGGCAAGGCCATCCTCTTCAAGCAGTTCGGCGGCGTGGACGCGGTGCCGATCGCGCTGGACTGCACGGACGTCGACGAGATCGTCGAGACCGTGGTCCGCCTCGCTCCCTCCTTCGGCGGGGTCAACCTGGAGGACATCTCGGCACCGCGGTGCTTCGAGATCGAGAAGCGCCTCCAGGAGCGCCTCGACATCCCGATCTTCCACGACGACCAGCACGGCACGGCCGTCGTGACGCTGGCGGCCCTGCGGAACGCGGCGCGGCTGAGCGGCCGGGAGATCGGCCAGCTCCGTGCGGTCATCTCCGGCGCCGGCGCGGCCGGTGTGGCGATCGCCAAGATGCTCGTCGAGGCCGGCATCGGGGATGTGGCGCTGGCCGACCGCAAGGGCGTCATCTCGACGGACCGCGCGGACCTCACGGACGTCAAGCGCGAGGTCGCCTCCTTCACCAACAAGGCGGGCCTGACCGGCTCCCTGGAGGACGCCCTGGCCGGCGCCGACGTCTTCATCGGCGTCTCCGGCGGCACGGTGGCCGAGGAGGCGGTGGCGTCGATGGCAGAGGGCGCCTTCGTCTTCGCCATGGCCAACCCGAACCCCGAGGTGCACCCGGACGTCGCGCACAAGTACGCGGCGGTCGTGGCCACGGGTCGCTCGGACTTCCCGAACCAGATCAACAACGTCCTCGCGTTCCCCGGCATCTTCGCCGGCGCGCTCCAGGTGCGGGCCTCCCGCATCACCGAGGGCATGAAGATCGCGGCGGCGGAGGCGCTGGCGTCGGTGGTCGGCGACGACCTCGCCGCCGACTACGTCATCCCGTCCCCGTTCGACGAGCGGGTCGCTCCGGCGGTCACGGCGGCGGTCGCCGCGGCGGCTCGCGCGGAGGGTGTGGCTCGCCGCTGA
- a CDS encoding Clp protease N-terminal domain-containing protein, translating to MFERFTKDARAVVTGAVAHAEQHGSETVDAEHMLLALLDREGSRASFALASVGGAGWLESVREALGEARRRGGLSQADTDALAGLGIDVSEIVARVEEAHGVGAMSGDRTGAGRWPGWSGRRPFSRSAKDVLVRALRVAVGHKDRHVGDEHLLLALTTGPGVPAEVLAAHGVTYEALTRVLYGGGEAKAG from the coding sequence ATGTTCGAGCGGTTCACGAAGGACGCCCGGGCCGTGGTGACGGGTGCGGTCGCGCATGCGGAACAGCACGGGTCGGAGACCGTCGACGCCGAGCACATGCTCCTGGCGCTGCTCGACCGGGAGGGCAGCCGGGCGTCGTTCGCGCTCGCCTCGGTCGGGGGTGCGGGGTGGCTGGAGTCGGTACGGGAGGCGCTGGGCGAGGCCCGTCGGCGCGGTGGGCTGTCGCAGGCCGACACCGACGCGCTGGCCGGACTCGGGATCGACGTGTCGGAGATCGTCGCCCGGGTCGAGGAGGCGCACGGCGTCGGTGCGATGTCCGGCGACCGTACGGGGGCGGGGCGGTGGCCCGGGTGGTCGGGACGCCGCCCGTTCAGCCGGAGCGCGAAGGACGTGCTCGTACGGGCGCTGCGCGTCGCCGTCGGCCACAAGGACCGCCACGTCGGCGACGAACACCTCCTCCTCGCCCTGACCACCGGGCCCGGAGTCCCCGCCGAGGTCCTCGCGGCTCACGGTGTCACGTACGAGGCGCTGACCCGCGTGCTCTACGGCGGGGGAGAGGCCAAGGCGGGCTGA